A genomic segment from Candidatus Viadribacter manganicus encodes:
- a CDS encoding YgaP family membrane protein, translating into MQINEGAVDRAIRVIVGLAILLLVFIGPKTPWAWFGLIPLLTGMIGFCPAYALLRLNTCGMRKQ; encoded by the coding sequence ATGCAAATCAATGAGGGCGCCGTCGACCGCGCGATACGTGTGATTGTCGGACTGGCGATATTGTTGCTCGTGTTCATCGGGCCGAAGACACCTTGGGCTTGGTTCGGCCTTATACCGTTGCTTACGGGCATGATCGGATTTTGTCCCGCGTACGCGTTGCTCCGCCTCAACACCTGCGGAATGCGAAAGCAATAG
- a CDS encoding DUF302 domain-containing protein gives MSYYFSKMLAATFEDAVARTKEVLAAHGFGVLSEIDVASTLKAKLGVDMSPYVILGACNPQYAHRALAIESKIGTMLPCNVIVREAGPGSIEVAAVDPVASMQAVENPALAAVAEPVRGLLERAIAGL, from the coding sequence ATGAGCTACTATTTCTCGAAGATGCTAGCGGCTACGTTTGAAGATGCGGTCGCGCGGACCAAAGAGGTTCTCGCAGCGCATGGATTTGGCGTCCTTAGCGAAATTGATGTTGCGTCAACTCTGAAGGCCAAGCTCGGCGTGGATATGTCGCCCTATGTCATTCTCGGCGCCTGCAATCCGCAATACGCTCATCGCGCGCTTGCGATTGAGTCAAAGATTGGAACCATGTTGCCGTGCAACGTGATCGTGCGGGAAGCCGGCCCAGGAAGCATTGAAGTCGCCGCTGTCGATCCGGTCGCTTCGATGCAGGCCGTGGAAAACCCCGCACTTGCTGCCGTGGCCGAGCCGGTTCGCGGATTGCTTGAGCGCGCAATCGCAGGTTTATAG
- a CDS encoding peroxiredoxin: MSLHIGDVAPDFTVATTKGEISLHAWAGESWVFFFSHPADFTPVCTTEMGRTAQLAAQFETRNVKPLGLSTDSVEEHLKWISDVNETQHTDLQFPIIADPDLKIAKAYDMIHPEQSSTEAVRSVFIIDPKKKIRLTMTYPMNVGRNFDEILRVIDALQFADANRIATPADWNPGDKVIIPPSIPDAEAKGLFPQGWETVRPYLRLTKIK; this comes from the coding sequence GTGTCACTTCATATCGGCGACGTCGCGCCCGATTTCACGGTCGCCACCACCAAGGGCGAGATCAGTCTGCATGCGTGGGCGGGCGAGAGCTGGGTCTTCTTCTTCAGTCACCCGGCCGATTTCACGCCTGTGTGCACCACCGAGATGGGCCGCACCGCGCAGCTCGCGGCACAATTCGAAACGCGAAATGTGAAGCCGCTCGGCCTGTCGACGGACAGCGTCGAGGAGCATCTGAAGTGGATATCGGACGTCAACGAGACCCAGCACACAGACCTGCAATTTCCGATCATCGCCGACCCCGATCTGAAAATCGCCAAAGCCTACGACATGATCCATCCTGAACAGAGCTCGACCGAGGCGGTGCGTTCAGTGTTCATCATCGATCCTAAGAAGAAGATACGCCTTACGATGACCTATCCGATGAATGTCGGTCGCAATTTCGATGAGATACTGCGCGTGATTGACGCGCTGCAGTTTGCTGACGCGAACCGGATCGCCACGCCGGCCGACTGGAACCCTGGCGACAAGGTGATCATTCCGCCGTCCATCCCAGACGCCGAGGCCAAGGGTCTCTTTCCTCAAGGCTGGGAAACGGTGAGACCCTATTTGCGGCTTACGAAGATCAAATAG
- a CDS encoding efflux RND transporter permease subunit — protein MSLGISGSLTKGTIRSPLTPLFLLTALAVGLLALFTIPREEEPQISVPLVDISVRADGLRAPDAVELITKPLETIVRGIEGVEHVYSQTEDDRALVTARFLVGTDPDDAIVRIQQEIRANYDRIPVGIPEPQIVARGVNDVPIMVITLSPSAMAADRWDDSALYRVADELQSELMKVDDVGLTFIVGGRPQEIRVAPDPGRLALYGVPLGRVIEAVSNANRAFPGGDLRGREGTNSTAVGQTLDDPAEIGLLTVQAADGRTVYIRDIAEVTLGPREDQARVWRFTRDGEHQRMAPAVSIAVAKRDGANAVVVSQAIEARLRALEGSLIPQGVDVAITRNYGETANEKANELLLHLGLATLSIVALIFFAIGRREAMVTAVVIPTTILLTLFASNLMGYTINRVSLFAVIFSIGILVDDAIVIIENIARHWAARDGRSRVDAAIAAVAEVGNPTIVATLTVVAALLPMMFVSGLMGPYMAPIPANASAAMLFSFFVAVVIAPWLMLKFAPKNEAATAQGAAHRHDEEGLFGRLYRRVAAPIIRSRKGARRFLVIVGVATLVACTLFATRTVRVKLLPFDNKSEVQVVVDLPEGASLEATERVLIEAAGISQSVPEVVSVDAYAGTAAPFNFNGLVRHYYMRQRPELGDLQLTLLPKGERSRTSHAIALDLRRRLQALSLPEGSVIRIVEVPPGPPVIATLLAEVYGPDARTRRETARQLQDIFRQVPYLVDIDNGYGVPRPRLRLTPNREQIEFFGVSERDMMDSVAVAMGGQVIGYSHRGEGRNPIEIALRLPQSARSWNQNLASMPVAATQNGARLVELGELVSVQEEEGSYPIFRRNGRYAEMVMAELAGAYEAPIYGMLDVERLVREHDWGAVERPQILMHGQPANENAPSILWDGEWEITYVTFRDMGAAFMVAILAIYILVVAQFKSFKLPLVILTPIPLTLIGIVIGHILFNAPFTATSMIGFIALAGIIVRNSILLVDFIRHAKTVERPLRDVLLEAGAIRFKPIMLTALAAMIGATVILFDPIFQGLAISLLFGLASSTLLTVLVIPAIYVVMRDDERPLDASPNIADPHLSKLKAAE, from the coding sequence ATGAGCCTCGGGATCTCCGGTTCGCTGACGAAGGGCACGATCCGTTCGCCGCTCACGCCGCTATTCTTGTTGACGGCGCTCGCGGTAGGGCTGCTCGCGCTGTTCACCATACCGCGCGAAGAAGAGCCGCAAATTTCGGTGCCTCTCGTGGACATCAGCGTGCGGGCTGACGGCCTGCGTGCGCCCGACGCTGTGGAACTCATAACCAAGCCGCTTGAGACGATCGTAAGGGGCATCGAGGGTGTCGAGCACGTCTACAGCCAGACAGAAGATGATCGTGCCCTCGTAACGGCGCGCTTTCTCGTTGGCACTGATCCCGACGATGCGATCGTTCGCATCCAGCAGGAAATCAGAGCTAACTACGATCGTATTCCGGTTGGCATACCAGAGCCGCAGATCGTGGCGCGCGGCGTCAACGATGTTCCGATCATGGTGATCACACTCTCTCCGAGCGCGATGGCCGCGGATCGGTGGGATGATAGTGCGCTTTATCGGGTCGCTGATGAGCTTCAGAGCGAGCTGATGAAGGTAGACGATGTGGGTCTCACCTTCATCGTTGGAGGGCGGCCACAGGAAATTCGCGTCGCCCCTGACCCCGGTCGCCTCGCTCTTTACGGCGTACCGCTGGGCCGCGTCATTGAAGCCGTCAGCAATGCGAACCGCGCGTTTCCCGGCGGAGATCTGCGTGGACGCGAGGGCACAAACTCCACCGCCGTTGGCCAAACGTTGGATGATCCGGCGGAGATCGGCCTGCTTACGGTGCAAGCGGCTGACGGCCGAACCGTCTATATCCGTGATATCGCCGAGGTGACTCTCGGGCCTCGCGAGGACCAAGCTCGTGTTTGGCGCTTCACGCGCGACGGCGAACATCAACGCATGGCGCCGGCGGTAAGTATCGCCGTCGCCAAGCGAGACGGCGCCAATGCCGTCGTGGTTTCTCAGGCCATCGAGGCGCGGTTGAGAGCGCTGGAAGGAAGCTTGATCCCACAAGGCGTAGACGTCGCCATCACGCGCAATTACGGCGAGACCGCGAATGAAAAGGCGAACGAGCTGCTGTTGCACCTTGGCTTGGCGACGCTCTCCATTGTTGCGCTGATTTTCTTCGCTATTGGGCGACGCGAGGCGATGGTGACGGCGGTGGTGATCCCGACCACGATCCTACTCACGCTCTTCGCGTCTAATCTCATGGGCTATACGATCAATCGCGTCAGCCTGTTCGCCGTCATTTTCTCCATTGGCATTCTCGTCGACGACGCAATCGTAATCATCGAGAATATCGCGCGCCATTGGGCCGCGCGTGATGGCCGTTCGCGCGTCGACGCCGCCATCGCGGCCGTCGCCGAAGTTGGAAATCCGACAATCGTCGCAACGCTCACTGTCGTAGCGGCGTTGCTGCCAATGATGTTCGTTTCCGGATTGATGGGGCCCTACATGGCGCCGATCCCGGCCAATGCCTCGGCAGCAATGCTGTTTTCATTCTTCGTCGCAGTCGTCATCGCTCCTTGGCTGATGCTCAAGTTTGCGCCGAAGAATGAGGCCGCTACGGCGCAAGGGGCAGCGCACCGGCACGACGAAGAAGGCTTGTTCGGGCGGCTTTATCGCCGCGTCGCCGCGCCCATTATTCGCTCCCGCAAAGGAGCGCGTCGGTTTTTGGTCATTGTTGGTGTCGCGACTTTGGTTGCCTGCACGCTGTTCGCCACACGCACAGTGCGTGTGAAGCTGCTGCCGTTCGACAACAAGTCCGAAGTGCAAGTTGTTGTCGATCTGCCTGAGGGCGCCTCACTAGAGGCCACCGAGCGCGTCCTCATCGAAGCTGCCGGCATTTCCCAAAGTGTGCCCGAAGTCGTATCCGTGGATGCGTATGCAGGCACGGCTGCGCCCTTCAACTTCAACGGCCTCGTTCGGCACTACTATATGCGCCAGCGCCCGGAATTGGGTGATCTGCAATTGACCCTGCTGCCAAAAGGCGAGCGCAGCCGTACGAGCCACGCCATCGCACTTGATCTGCGCCGGCGCCTCCAGGCTCTCTCGTTGCCGGAAGGATCGGTCATCCGCATCGTCGAGGTGCCGCCTGGTCCGCCAGTTATCGCGACGTTGCTGGCGGAAGTGTATGGTCCAGATGCGCGAACCCGCCGCGAGACGGCGCGACAGCTGCAGGACATCTTTCGCCAGGTTCCGTATCTGGTGGATATCGACAATGGTTATGGCGTTCCGCGGCCTCGCCTGCGCCTCACGCCCAACCGCGAGCAGATAGAATTCTTCGGCGTCTCCGAACGCGACATGATGGATAGCGTTGCGGTCGCGATGGGCGGTCAAGTGATTGGCTACTCGCATCGCGGTGAAGGACGCAATCCAATCGAGATCGCGCTGCGACTGCCGCAATCAGCGCGGTCTTGGAACCAGAACTTGGCGTCGATGCCGGTTGCGGCGACGCAGAACGGGGCGCGCCTCGTCGAACTGGGCGAGTTGGTGTCGGTGCAGGAGGAAGAGGGATCATATCCCATCTTCCGCCGCAACGGTCGCTACGCCGAAATGGTGATGGCGGAACTTGCCGGCGCGTATGAGGCGCCGATCTACGGAATGCTCGATGTGGAGCGGCTCGTGCGCGAGCACGATTGGGGCGCTGTAGAGCGGCCGCAAATCCTAATGCATGGCCAGCCCGCGAACGAGAACGCGCCTTCGATTTTGTGGGATGGTGAGTGGGAGATCACTTACGTGACCTTCCGCGATATGGGCGCAGCGTTCATGGTGGCGATCCTCGCTATCTACATTCTCGTGGTGGCGCAGTTCAAAAGCTTCAAACTGCCTCTGGTCATTTTGACGCCGATACCGCTCACACTCATTGGCATCGTGATCGGGCACATCCTCTTCAATGCGCCATTCACGGCGACATCGATGATCGGCTTCATCGCGCTCGCGGGCATCATCGTCCGAAATTCGATTCTGCTGGTGGACTTCATCCGTCATGCCAAAACGGTGGAGCGACCGCTCCGCGACGTCTTGCTGGAAGCCGGGGCCATCCGGTTCAAGCCAATCATGCTTACGGCGCTTGCCGCAATGATCGGCGCGACCGTCATTCTGTTCGATCCGATCTTTCAGGGGCTCGCGATCTCACTGCTCTTCGGTCTTGCCTCATCGACACTGCTTACGGTGCTGGTGATCCCGGCGATTTACGTTGTGATGCGCGACGACGAGAGGCCATTGGATGCATCCCCCAACATCGCGGACCCACATCTTTCGAAACTGAAAGCCGCTGAATAG